The segment AAATCCGTTTTTAATTTCTCTGGTAATATTAAAAGAAATTCCGTCTACAATTTTAGTTTCTTCTTTCACTAAATTTAATTTTACGTTTTCAGCATTTAAGAAATCAAATACAAAAGATCCCTCTTTTTGTAATCCGTTTTTTATGTTCTGTAAAATTAAAAGATCTTCAGAATCATCTTCAAAATAACCAAAACTAGTAAATAAATTAAAAATTGCATCATATTTATCTACTAAAGGTTTTCTCATGTCTGCAACATCAAAATGTAGCGTGTCATTTTCGTACCTTTTTGCATGCAAAATACTGTTTTCAGATAAATCTGTACCAGTAACCTTGTAACCTAAGGAATTTAAAAATACAGAATGACGCCCTTTTCCACAAGGTAAATCTAAAATATGTGCTGTTTTCGGTAGGTTTAAAAGTACCGTTATATTTTTCATAAATAACTGTGCATCAGCATCATTTCTGTCTTTATATAAAATATGATAATAACTTGTATTAAACCAATCTGTAAACCAATCTTTTGTCTTCATAATTTCTTTCAGTTTGTAAAAGTAACCAAATCTTATCTTTCATAAAATGAATTTTTCAAATACTAATTTTTCCTATTTATAAAATGTATTTTTGCAGACAATTTTACAAGTATGGAAAAAGATTTTAAAATGACGGCAACAACACTTTTCGGTTTAGAAGGTGTGTTGGCAGAAGAGCTTAAAAATTTAGGTGCACAAGACGTTAAGGAAGGCATAAGAAGTGTTACTTTTAGAGGTGATACAGGTTTTATGTACAAAGCAAATATTGCTTTAAGAACTGCTGTTCGTATTTTAAAACCCATAAAAGTTTGTAAAATTTACGATGAAGAAGATTTATATGAAGCGATTCAGAAAATAAAGTGGGAAAATTTTTTAGAAGTAGAAGGTACTTTTGCAATAGGAGCAGTTGTAAATTCTAAGAATTTCACTTCTAATTCACACTATATATCATTAAAATCTAAGGATGCAATTGCAGATTATTTTCGTCATAAATATAGTAAAAGACCAAATGTAGATTTAGATTTTCCAGATTTAAAAATTCATATTCATATTCACAAAGATTGGTTAACAGTTTCTCTAGATTCTTCAGGAGATTCACTTCATAAAAGAGGATATAGAACCGCTACAAATATTGCACCAATTAACGAAGTTTTGGCTGCTGGTATGGTTTTATTGTCTGGTTATACAGGTGAAGAAAACTTCATTGATCCAATGTGTGGTTCTGGTACAATATTAATTGAAGCAGCTATGATTGCCAATCATATTCCTGCCAATATCAACAGAAAACTCTTTGCTTTCGAAAATTGGAAAGATTATGATGAAGATTTATATTTTACCATTCAAGAATCATTATTAAAGAAAATTCGTTCTTCTCATTTTAAAATAATGGGGTTTGATAAAGCGCCTTCTGCAGTTCAAAAAGCACAAGCAAATATAGAAAATGCGAATCTAGATGAATTTATTGGTGTGCATCACGTCAACTTTTTCAATTCTAAAAAAGAGGTTTTTGGAAACACAACAATCTTATTTAATCCACCTTATGGGGAGCGTTTAAATATTGATACAGAAGAGTTTTATAAAAAAATTGGCGATACACTTAAAAACAATTATCCAGGTTCTTCAGCTTGGTTAATTACTTCAGATACAGATGCTTTAAAAGCTGTAGGTCTTAGAACATCTAAAAGAATTGCGCTTAAAAACGGAGATTTAAACTGTAAGTTTGTAAAGTACGAATTGTATG is part of the Polaribacter sp. SA4-10 genome and harbors:
- a CDS encoding class I SAM-dependent RNA methyltransferase, with the translated sequence MEKDFKMTATTLFGLEGVLAEELKNLGAQDVKEGIRSVTFRGDTGFMYKANIALRTAVRILKPIKVCKIYDEEDLYEAIQKIKWENFLEVEGTFAIGAVVNSKNFTSNSHYISLKSKDAIADYFRHKYSKRPNVDLDFPDLKIHIHIHKDWLTVSLDSSGDSLHKRGYRTATNIAPINEVLAAGMVLLSGYTGEENFIDPMCGSGTILIEAAMIANHIPANINRKLFAFENWKDYDEDLYFTIQESLLKKIRSSHFKIMGFDKAPSAVQKAQANIENANLDEFIGVHHVNFFNSKKEVFGNTTILFNPPYGERLNIDTEEFYKKIGDTLKNNYPGSSAWLITSDTDALKAVGLRTSKRIALKNGDLNCKFVKYELYEGTRKFKEPKEDTLDADIETTSED
- a CDS encoding class I SAM-dependent methyltransferase, producing the protein MKTKDWFTDWFNTSYYHILYKDRNDADAQLFMKNITVLLNLPKTAHILDLPCGKGRHSVFLNSLGYKVTGTDLSENSILHAKRYENDTLHFDVADMRKPLVDKYDAIFNLFTSFGYFEDDSEDLLILQNIKNGLQKEGSFVFDFLNAENVKLNLVKEETKIVDGISFNITREIKNGFILKNISFEADNELHSFSERVKYLDANKIKEYFKSVGFTITNTFGDYNLTEFNSKTSKRLILIAK